In a genomic window of Paramicrobacterium chengjingii:
- a CDS encoding zinc-dependent alcohol dehydrogenase, which translates to MRALVLAEIGRLAVEERAAAALAPDEVRLRVVATGICGSDIHGFTGENGRRFPGQVMGHETVGRVDAVGTKVSGVDIGAPATFNPVVIPESQSHEYRGREQHSPDKTVIGVAPEIDAAFADYVTVPARNIVSLPEDMPIEYGALIEPLAVAVHAVRRVLTPDVSRALVVGGGPIGQSAVIALTMHGVKTVYVSELDPARRALCERLGATVLDPKLGDVTSNVTRLGGLVDVAIDAVGISPTLRDAVSATKFGGSVCLVGMGSPELSLDAFRISTEERTIVGSFTYSAIDFTDAAMFVAHGDERFGELISRQVAPNEADAAFRSLASGDGTAGKVLVRFDR; encoded by the coding sequence ATGCGTGCACTTGTATTGGCCGAAATCGGGCGGCTGGCCGTCGAGGAGCGCGCGGCCGCAGCACTCGCACCCGACGAAGTTCGCCTCCGGGTCGTGGCTACCGGAATTTGCGGTTCAGACATTCACGGATTCACGGGCGAGAACGGCCGCCGCTTCCCTGGTCAGGTCATGGGGCACGAGACCGTCGGTCGCGTGGATGCCGTCGGCACAAAAGTCTCGGGGGTCGACATTGGAGCGCCAGCGACGTTCAACCCTGTCGTCATCCCGGAGTCCCAGTCACACGAATACCGAGGTCGGGAGCAGCATTCGCCCGACAAGACCGTAATCGGAGTCGCACCAGAAATTGACGCAGCGTTTGCGGACTACGTGACCGTGCCCGCTCGCAACATCGTTTCGCTGCCCGAAGACATGCCAATCGAGTATGGCGCGCTGATCGAACCTCTTGCTGTCGCGGTGCATGCCGTGCGAAGAGTTCTCACGCCCGACGTATCACGTGCACTCGTCGTCGGCGGGGGGCCTATTGGTCAGTCCGCCGTCATCGCACTCACGATGCACGGGGTCAAGACCGTGTACGTCAGCGAGCTCGATCCAGCCCGGCGCGCACTCTGCGAACGACTCGGGGCAACGGTGCTTGATCCTAAACTCGGCGACGTCACATCGAACGTGACGCGTCTCGGCGGTCTTGTTGATGTGGCAATCGACGCCGTCGGTATCAGTCCCACCCTCCGCGATGCGGTGAGCGCGACCAAATTCGGCGGGAGCGTCTGCCTTGTCGGAATGGGCTCGCCAGAGCTGTCACTCGACGCGTTCCGCATTAGCACCGAGGAGCGTACGATCGTCGGCAGCTTCACCTATTCGGCGATCGACTTCACCGATGCCGCTATGTTCGTCGCTCACGGAGATGAGCGATTCGGTGAGCTCATCAGCAGACAGGTTGCACCGAATGAAGCCGATGCCGCATTTCGGTCACTCGCGTCCGGCGACGGTACCGCAGGAAAAGTGCTCGTACGGTTCGACCGCTGA
- a CDS encoding 2-hydroxyacid dehydrogenase produces the protein MSQRLVVSTPGNALRNMVGDVPDGVEMIRWDMDGPAPVDHIDIAVGPYMGGPRPLANLETVTTQLVQSQSIGYDGVTKYLPSGRAFANAASVHEASTAELAMALILASQRGIPDFVRAADQGTWSPARYASLADRRVLIVGYGGIGAALERRLEGFEASVTRVARTARDVTAGHVHGFDELPVLLPEAEIVILSVPLNAETTHLVDAAFLAALSDDALVVNVARGKVVDTEAMLVEARTGRLRFGLDVTEPEPLPEGHELFSLPNVLIAPHVGGASTAMLPRMAKLLRRQIDHALAGEVFENVVIAPEPR, from the coding sequence ATGTCACAACGCCTTGTCGTCAGCACTCCGGGTAATGCACTGCGAAACATGGTCGGCGACGTGCCCGACGGCGTCGAAATGATCCGCTGGGACATGGACGGCCCTGCGCCGGTCGATCACATCGACATTGCCGTAGGCCCGTACATGGGCGGCCCTCGACCACTCGCGAATCTTGAGACGGTAACGACTCAGCTGGTGCAGAGCCAGTCCATCGGCTATGACGGCGTCACGAAATACCTTCCCTCAGGCAGAGCATTCGCCAATGCGGCATCCGTTCACGAGGCGTCAACGGCCGAACTCGCGATGGCGCTTATTCTTGCGTCGCAACGAGGAATCCCCGACTTCGTGCGCGCCGCAGACCAGGGCACATGGTCCCCTGCCCGTTACGCCAGCCTCGCGGATCGACGCGTGCTCATCGTGGGTTACGGCGGCATCGGGGCCGCCCTCGAAAGGCGCCTCGAGGGCTTTGAGGCATCCGTCACTCGCGTAGCCCGCACCGCACGCGACGTCACTGCTGGCCACGTTCACGGTTTCGATGAGCTGCCCGTGCTTCTTCCCGAAGCGGAGATCGTCATTCTTTCCGTTCCGCTCAACGCCGAGACAACACACCTCGTGGATGCTGCATTTCTCGCCGCGCTCTCTGACGACGCGCTCGTCGTCAATGTCGCTCGGGGAAAGGTCGTCGACACGGAAGCCATGCTTGTCGAAGCGCGCACGGGTCGTCTCCGATTCGGCCTTGACGTGACCGAGCCCGAGCCGCTTCCCGAGGGCCATGAGCTCTTTTCCCTACCCAACGTGCTCATCGCCCCGCACGTGGGCGGCGCCTCAACGGCAATGCTCCCGCGCATGGCGAAGCTGCTCCGCCGCCAGATCGACCATGCGCTCGCGGGCGAAGTCTTCGAAAACGTCGTCATCGCCCCCGAGCCACGCTAG
- a CDS encoding fumarylacetoacetate hydrolase family protein, with the protein MELMRLGPIGSERPVVRRNGRTFSLDSLTADIDGTFLAEDGIERARAALSAGDLVEVTDAEGERIGAPIAHPMAVLCIGQNYAAHAAESGDAPPEVPILFHKHPNTIVGPFDDVAIPPGAQRVDWEVELGVVIGTRARYLTSPEEALEHIAGYVVSNDVSEREYQSAHSGGQWSKGKNCETFNPLGPALIPADDVDPQSLRLWSRVNGEPRQDSNTNDMIFSVATIVHHLSQYLVLEPGDLINTGTPQGVALSGRFPYLRAGDTMEIGIEGLGTQKQHLVPALT; encoded by the coding sequence ATGGAACTCATGAGACTCGGTCCGATTGGCAGCGAGCGCCCTGTCGTTCGTCGCAACGGGCGCACGTTTTCCCTCGACTCGCTGACCGCGGATATCGACGGAACATTCCTCGCGGAAGACGGTATTGAGCGCGCTCGTGCAGCGCTGTCGGCAGGTGATCTGGTCGAGGTGACGGATGCCGAGGGGGAGCGCATTGGTGCACCTATCGCTCATCCGATGGCTGTTCTCTGCATCGGGCAAAACTACGCGGCGCATGCAGCCGAATCTGGCGATGCTCCTCCCGAAGTGCCGATTCTTTTTCACAAACATCCCAACACAATTGTCGGCCCATTCGACGACGTCGCCATTCCTCCGGGCGCACAGCGCGTCGATTGGGAGGTCGAGCTCGGCGTGGTGATCGGCACGCGTGCGCGCTACCTCACGTCGCCCGAGGAGGCCCTGGAGCATATCGCTGGTTATGTCGTAAGCAACGACGTCTCGGAGCGCGAATACCAATCGGCTCACTCAGGTGGTCAGTGGTCGAAGGGGAAGAACTGCGAGACATTCAATCCGCTCGGGCCGGCACTCATCCCGGCAGACGATGTGGATCCTCAATCTCTGCGCCTGTGGTCGCGCGTCAACGGGGAACCGAGGCAGGATTCCAACACAAACGACATGATCTTCTCCGTCGCCACAATTGTGCACCACCTCTCGCAGTACCTCGTGCTCGAGCCAGGGGACCTCATCAACACAGGTACGCCGCAAGGGGTCGCTCTGTCTGGTCGATTCCCGTATCTTCGCGCTGGCGACACGATGGAGATCGGAATTGAAGGGCTCGGCACACAGAAACAGCACCTGGTGCCAGCACTCACGTGA
- a CDS encoding IclR family transcriptional regulator encodes MSQQTAQPVKSANRALDIIDFIAGAGSATFTEILEALSLPRSSAHGLLRTLVSSSWLEQHPDNRRYTLGLRTWQIGQQYDGHRLLIEQAQPIMNQLTAETGETVQLARLDGVENVYIGISPSPNPMRLASMVGMRLHAHATGIGKALLSTLDHDEVERRLTAVVLPRLTPRTVTDVDALLALVDTARYTGYALDDEEFVDDCRCVAVPLTSESETGIAAALSITMPSHRTDEAWPHSLYAPLSRAAALIREGMGLTRS; translated from the coding sequence ATGTCTCAGCAGACAGCACAGCCTGTGAAATCGGCGAATCGCGCCCTCGACATCATCGACTTCATTGCGGGTGCCGGGTCCGCGACATTCACCGAGATTCTCGAGGCTCTCTCGCTCCCCCGTTCAAGTGCGCATGGGTTGCTGCGCACTTTGGTGTCGTCCAGCTGGCTTGAACAGCATCCCGATAATCGCCGATACACGCTTGGGTTGCGAACCTGGCAAATCGGGCAGCAGTATGACGGTCATCGTCTGCTGATCGAGCAGGCGCAGCCGATCATGAACCAGCTGACGGCCGAGACTGGTGAGACTGTTCAGCTTGCACGGCTTGACGGAGTCGAGAACGTCTATATCGGCATCAGCCCGTCGCCGAATCCCATGCGGCTCGCCTCAATGGTGGGCATGCGATTACACGCTCATGCGACAGGCATTGGCAAGGCCCTACTCAGCACCCTCGACCACGACGAAGTCGAGCGTCGACTGACCGCAGTCGTGCTTCCTCGCCTGACGCCGCGCACTGTCACGGACGTCGACGCGCTACTCGCGCTTGTCGACACGGCGCGCTATACCGGATACGCGCTCGATGATGAGGAGTTCGTCGATGACTGCAGATGCGTTGCGGTTCCGCTGACGTCGGAGTCCGAGACGGGGATTGCCGCAGCGTTGAGCATTACGATGCCCAGCCATAGAACCGATGAGGCATGGCCTCACTCGCTCTACGCTCCGCTTTCGAGAGCTGCCGCTCTGATTCGCGAAGGAATGGGTCTTACACGGAGCTGA
- a CDS encoding MFS transporter: MSSQSPRVRATQDRTLGAVVRKVTWRLIPILLLMYILAFLDRSNLGFAKEAFQADTGISNAAYALGAGIFFLGYAAVEVPSNIIMRKVGAKIWMARIMVTWGIVSTLMVFAHNEWIFYLLRVLLGVAEAGFFPGVILFLTYWIPLNYRARVNGLFYFGAPLAFIFGGPLSGALLDMHGLFGLTGWQLMFSVTGVITVIVGIIAFFYLDDGPHKAKWLSTGERDALLAELAIEDSAKEDHSPKGSIRALTNPKVLYFAAIYFTIQMSVYGITFYLPSQIAALVGTDVGLEVGLLTAVPWGFALIATFVLSRLADSSGQRRLIATCALAAAGLGIVLSSVFDNPILGLAALSLGAAGFISVQPVFWTLPTSFMLGAAAASGIALINAIGSLGGFVAPVAKTWAEGAFGPDAGLILLAIIAFVGAAMIWASTLISPLIKATDGRDATGAFAAIKEK; the protein is encoded by the coding sequence ATGTCCTCTCAGTCCCCACGGGTACGCGCCACGCAGGATCGAACGCTCGGCGCAGTCGTTCGCAAGGTCACCTGGCGCCTGATTCCCATTCTGCTGCTCATGTACATCCTTGCGTTCCTCGATCGTTCCAACCTTGGATTCGCCAAAGAGGCATTTCAGGCTGACACGGGCATATCCAACGCCGCGTACGCGCTCGGGGCCGGAATCTTCTTCCTCGGCTATGCAGCCGTCGAAGTTCCGAGCAACATCATCATGCGCAAGGTCGGCGCCAAGATCTGGATGGCACGCATCATGGTGACATGGGGCATCGTCTCGACCCTCATGGTGTTTGCACACAACGAGTGGATCTTCTACCTACTCCGAGTGCTGCTCGGCGTTGCCGAGGCGGGGTTCTTCCCCGGCGTAATTCTGTTCCTCACGTACTGGATTCCGCTCAACTACCGCGCACGGGTCAATGGCCTCTTCTACTTCGGAGCTCCCCTGGCGTTCATCTTCGGCGGACCCCTCTCAGGTGCCCTTCTCGATATGCACGGACTCTTCGGCCTCACGGGGTGGCAGCTGATGTTCTCTGTGACAGGCGTCATCACAGTCATCGTCGGAATCATCGCCTTCTTCTATCTCGACGATGGCCCTCATAAAGCCAAGTGGCTCTCCACCGGGGAGCGCGACGCACTGCTCGCCGAGCTTGCTATCGAAGACTCGGCCAAGGAGGACCATTCACCCAAGGGGTCGATTCGCGCACTCACGAATCCGAAAGTTCTCTACTTCGCGGCCATCTATTTCACCATTCAGATGAGCGTCTATGGCATCACCTTCTACCTCCCAAGCCAGATCGCAGCGCTTGTCGGCACCGACGTCGGTCTCGAGGTGGGGCTTCTCACAGCGGTTCCCTGGGGCTTCGCTCTGATCGCCACATTCGTGCTCTCCCGCCTTGCCGACAGTTCCGGTCAGCGACGTCTCATCGCCACGTGCGCGCTCGCTGCTGCAGGGCTCGGAATTGTCTTGTCGAGCGTCTTTGACAACCCGATCCTCGGGCTTGCGGCGCTTTCACTTGGCGCTGCAGGGTTCATCTCGGTGCAACCCGTTTTCTGGACGCTGCCGACCTCGTTCATGCTCGGCGCCGCCGCTGCATCTGGAATCGCACTCATCAACGCGATTGGGAGTCTCGGAGGTTTCGTGGCCCCTGTCGCTAAGACATGGGCTGAGGGGGCCTTCGGCCCCGACGCAGGACTGATTCTTTTGGCGATCATTGCCTTTGTCGGCGCGGCAATGATCTGGGCAAGCACCCTCATCAGTCCACTCATCAAGGCAACAGACGGCCGTGACGCCACCGGCGCATTCGCCGCGATCAAGGAGAAATGA
- the rhmD gene encoding L-rhamnonate dehydratase — protein sequence MAANERIIRQVRAYTLRGGGADYHDQQRGHWIDDHIATPMSVYPEYRESRQSFGLNVLGTLVVEIEADDGTVGFSVTTAGEIGAFIVEKHLARFLEGATVTDIERIWDQMYKSTLFYGRRGVVLNTISGVDLALYDLLGKIRQEPVFALLGGPVRDELQFYATGARPDKAQELGFIGGKMPLHHGPAEGEEGMRKNLEMIRDMREKVGDDFWLMLDCWMSLDVEYATRLAHGAAEYGLKWIEEALIPDDYWGYAQLKKNVPPTMLVTTGEHEATRWGFRHLLEMDAADIIQPDVGWCGGITELIKISALADAHGALVIPHGSSVYSYHFVVTRTNSPFAEFLMMHETAEEVVPMFSPMLLGEPVPVNGRLTVPETPGFGVELNPEIDKHRPYTH from the coding sequence ATGGCTGCCAACGAAAGAATCATCCGTCAGGTACGCGCCTATACCCTGCGCGGCGGGGGCGCTGACTACCACGACCAGCAACGTGGGCATTGGATCGACGACCATATCGCTACGCCGATGTCTGTCTATCCGGAGTATCGGGAGTCGCGTCAGAGCTTCGGGCTGAACGTTCTCGGCACCCTCGTTGTCGAGATCGAAGCTGATGACGGTACCGTCGGGTTCTCTGTCACAACGGCGGGCGAAATCGGCGCATTCATCGTAGAGAAGCACCTTGCACGCTTCCTTGAGGGAGCTACGGTCACCGACATCGAACGCATCTGGGATCAGATGTATAAGTCGACGTTGTTCTACGGACGTCGAGGCGTTGTTCTCAACACAATTTCGGGAGTCGACCTCGCCCTCTATGACTTGCTGGGAAAAATCCGGCAGGAGCCAGTATTCGCTCTTCTTGGCGGGCCCGTGCGAGACGAACTGCAGTTCTATGCAACTGGCGCGCGGCCAGACAAAGCGCAAGAGCTCGGTTTCATCGGAGGAAAAATGCCCCTCCACCACGGTCCGGCCGAGGGCGAAGAAGGGATGCGCAAGAACCTCGAGATGATCCGCGATATGCGCGAGAAGGTCGGCGATGACTTCTGGCTCATGCTCGACTGCTGGATGTCGCTCGATGTGGAATATGCGACGCGCCTCGCCCACGGGGCAGCGGAGTACGGTCTCAAATGGATCGAGGAAGCACTCATTCCCGACGACTATTGGGGCTACGCGCAACTCAAGAAGAACGTTCCGCCGACAATGCTCGTCACGACAGGTGAGCATGAGGCGACGCGCTGGGGCTTTCGTCACCTTCTCGAGATGGATGCCGCAGATATCATCCAGCCCGATGTCGGTTGGTGCGGTGGTATCACGGAGCTCATCAAAATCTCGGCGCTCGCAGACGCCCACGGTGCACTAGTCATCCCGCACGGCTCATCCGTGTACTCATACCACTTCGTCGTCACACGTACGAACAGCCCATTCGCGGAGTTCCTGATGATGCACGAAACCGCCGAAGAGGTAGTCCCGATGTTCTCGCCTATGCTGCTCGGCGAGCCCGTTCCCGTGAACGGGCGACTCACGGTTCCCGAGACCCCTGGTTTTGGCGTCGAGCTGAATCCCGAGATCGACAAGCACCGCCCGTACACGCACTGA